ATAATTCTATATGAGACTACAGGTTGTCTTTAATAGATTCATGTTCGGACAGTACCGTGTCTTCAGTGGCCCCAGAAGATCGAGAGCTGCCAGGCTTATCTGGAGATAGCAAGTCAAGATTTGTGACTCTTGAGACCAGAGGCCAGATTGAATTGAGCGTCAGCTTTCATACTCTTCATAGAAGAATAAGCTTGCAATGAAATAGGACACAAACAGGAGTGACACGGTGATTTTCTATGAATGAGATCTTGCTTAAGCAGCCATGCTTTCCGTGAGCGGAACCAGAAGCCCtcaagctgcttttaactcttaacccagaagtacataagtgttgccatactgggacagaccgaagatccatcaagcccagcatcctgtttccaactgtggccaatccaggtcacaaatacctggcagaaacccaaatagtagcaacattccatgtagaaccctaaagagtagcaaaattctagaattctaaagaataacaagattccatgcagaatttcaaagtgtaacaACATTTCATGtaaaaccccaaagagtagcaacattctattcagaatcccaagtacataagtcttgccatactgggacagaccgaaggtccatcaagcccagtatcctgtttccaacagtggccaaatacctggcaaagatcccaaaaaagtacaaaacattctatactgcttatcctagaaatagtggattttccccaggtccatttaataatggtctatggacttttcctttaggaagccatccaaacctttttaaaagtccgctaagctaaccgcctttacctcttgttcacctgttcagtacccacgTTTTAATCATTTGTGACCCTCTTTGGGAAAACATGACAAATcattagactttttttttcccataatAAATTGGACTCCCTGATCTTGTTTGTgtatcttgaatagattgtaaggtttgtcgagcagggactgtctctcacaTGTTTGTGAAAAACGACAAATAGTGTAACCACAGAGAAAAATCTAAAGAGAGAAATGCTTTATTATATGAGTTACAATTGAATTCAAAACCATAGAAAATTTGCAGCTCTGTTAAAATCTGGCATGACTGCTTTTCAACTGAGGCTGCATCATGGTTAATTGACACATCACAGGAGAaagcaaaacataaaaatagattTATCgcatataaataaattaataggCAGGATAAAtaacagaagcttagcggagattgggtggcggaggcggaactggtggttgggaggtggggatggtgctgggcagacttatatggtctgtgccagagccggtggtgggaggcgggactggtggttgggaggcggggatagtgctgggcagacttatatggtctgtgccagagccggtggtgggaggcgggactggtggttgggaggcggggatagtgctgggcagacttatatggtctgtgccagaaccggtggtgggaggcgggactggtggttgggaggcggggatagtgctgggcagacttacatggtctgtgccctgaaaaggacaggtacaaatcaaggtcaggtatacacaaaaagtagcacatatgagtttatcttgttgggcagtctggatggaggGTGGGTCAGGtacagcactaaacagcagtctctgacaaaacaagggtccaggctctgctgtgctgtctctgtcttagccccctctgggcagaggacagaggttagctgagctcccacaagttatttcagagccagattcagttggagcagtgacatcctctgacaaacacaaggaggatatttctctgcttgggaggggggaggggacgggacagagagctgacagctttggagccagactgagatgagcagcagagattagatactcagcagagcttgattgcttgcaaagtgacgcccttgaaggcaggcgccctcctgcagtgcttaccctgcttaccgggtttgaccggccctggaaaCCTCCATTCAGATTTTAGGGTTAACCCAAGGATGTCTGATGGACAGGAGACGGCTGAAGCctgtccacccaaggaggttttaattctccgcAATTCAGCTgcagccatcttggtacacccaaaacaatgtaattgatagagtaacaagctccgcctactggcttcaagccAGATAATGGGTCAAGCACGTTCCTGCCGTCTTCTGTTAATCAAATCTCCTTGGGTCAACCCAGGACTGACAAAACAGAGCCATGTTTTTCTGGTGTGTTGGGCTCTTCATGCACAGGTTCCAGTCCAGTCCCATTCCAGGGAATCTAGAGGCATCGGGTTCCCTAAAGAGAAGACAGAATGTAATGCACTTGTGTTAAATAGTGAGGCATTCATGTTTGGGATAGAAACAAATATAATGCTAATAGCCTGTGTGAGAGAATtactggagaaggtgcagagttaACTTTAAAATATAAATGGTAAAGAAGTGTGTTATACGTTATCAACATCAAAGACATTCAGAGAGTAAAGCGTGTTTCTGTTTTctgtttcagatgcgggtgacgtttgaggacgtcgctgtctctttctcccaggaggagtgggagtatttagatgaagggcagaaggagctttacatgGAGGTGATGGAGGAGAATTTGGAGCTGCTGACATCTGTCAGTAAGGATCTTTAAACATTACTGTCACTCTTCATTTTATAATGCATGTGTTCTACAAGCCCTCACTTAAACAGTCATAGAGGTCACAGGCTATGTCTGTATCCCTTCACCCATCCCTCTGACCCTCCAGGCCTAGAGgtaacaggctctgtatccctgtgtccatcccctgattCCTCCAGTCCTATCCTAGAGgtaacaggctctgtatccctatgTCCATCCCCTTATCCCTGCAGTCCTAGAGATGACATTTCGATAGTTCCAAGGATGGGGTTCAAGAATACCTTCCTAGAAGGGATGGATGGTCTAATCTTCCAACCATTCTGACTCCTTTTCCATGTCAAAGTTTTTGGAAGTGGCAGCTCTTCAGAGTccagagacagggagagctggagAGAGTGGTCTGGTAGTGAGACATGCATATACAGCTCAGTTTCCCTGTAGGTAACGTGCTacattttcttccctccccctctctgtggAGCAGATTCACTAGTGGCCCAGCCGGAGCAGATGCAGGAGCTGTACGTGACGGACCAGCATGACATGGGATTGAGAGGGACTCTGCTGAGCCCCTACGTAGGTGGGTGTCAATAACATGCTCTAAataagcctttgatacagttagagtaagtggaggggcataatcgaacggggacaaccatctctaaggacgtcacgggaaaggggcggggaaaccgctattatcgaaacaagatgggcgtccatctttcatttcgataatacgatcggggatgcccaaatctcaacatttaggtcaaccttagagatggtcgtccccggttttcagtgataatggaaaccgaggatgcccatctcagaaacgaccaaatccaaggcatttggtcgtgggaggagccagcattcgtagtgcactggtccccctcacatgccaggacaccaaccgggcaccctagggggcactgcagtggacttcacaaattgctcccaggtacatagctcccttaccttcggtgctgagcccccaaccccccctccccaaacccactccacacaactgtacaccactaccatagccctaaggggtgaaggggggcacctagatgtgggtgcagtgggtttctggtgggttttgaagggctcacatttaccaccacaagtgtaacaggtagggggggggggggatgagcctgggtccttcctgaagtgcattgcgcccactaaaactgctccagggacctgcatactgctgtcatggagctgggtatgacatttgaggcttgcaaaaaaaaaaatttttttttttttttttttagggtgggaaggggttagtgaccactgggggagtaaggggaggtcatccccaattccctctggtggtcatctggtcagttcacgcacctttttgaggcttggtcgtgaatacaaatggaccaagtaaagtcgaccaaatgctcgtcagggacgcccttcttttatccattatcggccgaggacacccatctgttaaccacacccccgtcccaccttcggtacactgccgacaagcccccttgaacttggTCGTCAACCcagagagaaagacgcccatctcccgatttgtgttccTTTTTGTCCCATATGTTCTCTTACTCCCTTGCTGATTCTCATGTCTTCTACCTCATCATAAGTTTGAGACTCCCgtgaagataagaacataagaatagccatactaggtcagaccagtggtccatctagcccagtatcctgcttccaacagtggccaatccaggttacaagtacctgtagAAACCCAattcgtagcaacattccatactatcaatcccagggcaagcagataCGCTGACTGCTGTAACCACACCCTCTATcaacagggctggtcttaggcaggggcgaccgTGCGGCTGCACAGGGCCTCACACACACAGGAGCCCCGCTTTGCCAACCTGACATCAGACCTGCTAAGTTTCTCGCATTCAGCGGGATACCTCCTGCTTTCACAGGTCATTTCCTGCACTCCCGCTGCGGGGTAGTTGGGGGATGGTGATGTGCTGGCCATTGGGAGGGGGAAGTTGGGAGATGGAAGTGTGTTAACCATTGGGAGGGGGAGTTGGGAGATGGAGGTATGCAGGCTATTGGTGGGGGGGTACTGGGAGATGGAGGTGTGCTGGccattgatgggggggggggagttgggaggtGGAAATGATCTGGTCATTGGTGGGGGGAGTTGGGAGATGGAGGCGTGCTggccattggtggggggggggagagttgggaGATGGAGGCGTGCTGGCCATTGGTGATGGGGGGGAGTTGGGAGGTGGAAATGGTCTGGCCATTGGTGGGGGGAGTTGGGAGATGGAGGTGTGCTGGCCATTGGTGATGGTGTTGTATCTCTAGAAGATTGAGTTGTTGGTCTGCATTGTCAGTACAGTATATCCAAGTAGAATTACTCTTAATCAGCCTACGGCGGTCAGAttcactgggtatgggtgtctATCAGAAGTAACTTTCATAGGACTTCTAAAATGATCCTGTCTCATGAGCCATCGCTACCTGTCCCCTGCTAACTGCTCTCTGTCTCTTGTTTTTCAGAGGGTGGAGCTGGACTTGGAATGGGGCAGAAAGAGGAGCCGCAGTTCTGGGAGACACCAAGAGAAGGCAGTGTAGTTTCTCTGCCATTTTCCTGCATGGATCTGAGTAATCCAGGAGAAATCCAACAAACTGTCGTTGGGAGAAAGCCCTGGAGAGGGTCCAAGGGAGGCGTGGAATTCAGGTGTCCTGTGTGTGACAAAACGTTCAGTGAGAAGGGGGCTCTGAGACGCCATCAGAAGCTGCACATGCAGATGAGACCGTACCCGTGCACTGAGTGTGACAAAAGCTTCACCCAGAAGAACCACCTTATAGATCACCAGAGGACCCACACGGGGGAGAGGCCGTACTCCTGTACGGAGTGTGGGAAAAGATTTTATTACAAGCAGCACTTGGTTGGCCAccaaagaatccacacaggggaAAAACTCTTTTCCTGTAGCTTTTGTGGCATGAAGTTTAACCATAAGGGGAATTACCAGACACACTACCGACTTCACACCGGAGAGAGACCTTTTTCATGTGCTGAATGTGGGAAGAGCTTCAATCGGAAAGCTGATCTCATCATCCATGACAGGATGCACCGGGGAGAGAAACCATTCTCCTGTACTGAATGCGGCAAAAGCTTTTATGTGAAGAAAGAGCTTCGAAGACATCAGAAAATTCATGCCAGGGAGAAATCATTTGAGTGCCCCGAATGTGGTAAAGCCTGTACTTATAAAGGACATTTAGGAATCCACATGCAGACACACAGCACAGAGAGGCCATTTTCTTGTACAGAATGTGGCAAGAGCTACGCTGGTAGAATGCACCTCATTGCCCATCAGCGGATGCACATGGGAGAAAAACCATTTTCATGTACGGAGTGTGGGAAGAGCTATAGTGGAAAGCCCAGCCTTAAGTTCCACCAGAGAATTCACagtggagagaaaccatttgagTGTAGTGAATGTGGAAAAACCTTTCTCTGTAAGAACTCTCTCATGAAGCACATGTTAATCCACACCGGGGAGAGACCATTTAAATGTGGGATATGTGGGCAGACCTTCATCCAGAAGCCAAATCTGGACAGACACATGAGAATCCACACCGGGGATGGGCCATACATTTGTACGGTATGTGGAGGTGGCTTCTTGAAGACCTACAACCTTGTCCGGCACCAGAGGATCCATGAAAGCCAGAAAATGTCCGGCAGGAATGGTGATCTCTCTGCAGACGCAGATCCAACAGACGGTCGTAGGAGGCGTAGGAGGAGACGCAAGGACCCGAACGGGCAGGTAATTAAAACCATCAGGAAGGATCATACATACAGTCGGAAATATGTTGAACGTCGTCAACAGCCTCTTCTAATGCCTCACCTCGCCCCGGGAGGGCTGCAGGAAGAGGGGACACTGACAGGGGATGAGAGACTGATAATGGCCAATCAGGATAGTGGATGCACCCGGTGGATCGTTGCATGAGCACAGAAAGGTGGATGAACAGTCCAGTCCCCAACAGGTTCTACAGCACTGTGTGACGGCCAGTGAAAAAGTGAATTATTAGTGGCTGCTCAGAGCAGGGATCTTTCTAAACAGAAAAAGAGGCTTCTTTCAGAGAATCACAGGACCAGcggatagagagcactgaaaatagAGAAAAATGGACGTGGCCAGAGAGCAAAGACTGAGGACTTAACTCGTGGGTCTGGTAGACATGCAGTGTTTGGGTGTAGACTTTCCGGACAACTCGGGCTGTGGGTGTTACCAGCACAAGATCATGTGTGTGTGATAAGCACAGTACCGATCTGCAGAGACATGAAGGATGGGATGGTGTTAGCTTCCTATGTTGCGCCATATCATTGCGTAATCTGAAATCTAGAAGATGGACTGATAAGTATGTTTGAGATGATGGATTCCCCTATCCCAAAGAGTCATAGGAAGGTGTGAGAGGAAGGTCTTCCCTCTTCATCTCAAGAATCCCCTAGAAGGGGCTTGTCTCCCAATACTTTGCTAGTTAAAATGAGAGAGTCCCTATGGGAATGACCCTTCCCCAGCCCCCTGTGGTTCATTCATTGCTGCTTTGACTATAAGAAGGGACGTTTTGAAGCCCTTTGTTCAAAAATGGCACCCGCGATCCTTAGCAGTTGgctgagtcttttgtaaaatactgtggAGACTTCTTTACTTGGATGTCTGGATTCCCCTCTCCAGGTCTTTTCTAAAATAGGGTAGTGTTCCTTGGAACTTTATAaataggtgggaggggggatttgtAAGTTAGACATTGAAAAGAGAAAGCACACCAGCAATACGTATTTTAATCTTTGTAATACGAAAAGATTATCTAGAAAATCATATTTGGCTGTTGGTAGCCCGACGCGTTCAAGTTAGCCAGATTAAAACTTGCAGCTCTGAAAAGTGAAAAGTCATTAAAACCCCATTGTATAAAATTCTAAAGAACACAAGAGCCTTCTTTTAGAACGGATCTGGATACGGGAATCCAGAAATTCAGGTTAGAATGTGGAGAATTTGTAAAGTAGTTTAGAAGAGGCTCTTGCAAACGCTAGAggtgcagtcagtgttttttaaccCAGGATTTCCGAGCATCTTCCTGCTCCCGCTAGACACTATGGACCTATGGTAAGGCTGAAGatagttttggggggtgggggtgctgggGAAGGAGGAGTTGAGGTGATCTGAGTATGGGGTGTAGCAGGGGACGAGACACTTGTTGCCAGGGGGGCCTCGATGCTAGTGTAATCAACATTGCAGGAGGGAGGGGTCTTGTTaatttggggtgggagggagctgCCCTTCCACAAGGGTATGTAGGTGTGTCTTGGTGCAGGTGTAAACGCCAAAGCCTATATTTTTCTCAATGGCATTTGGTTCCCTTTTAAAATGAGGAATGCACATCACTGTAGTCAGATCACTCTCCCCACATGTAAATTTCAGCTTTATAAAGTGGTTTTTATACATGTTTATACAGAGGGAAAGACATGCACTAGGTGCTGTGATTGTATATAAGGCTGGTGGGAAGGCACAGGAGCAAGAACCAGGAGCGTAGCTAGACTgcggattttgggtgggcctagacaagaagtgggtgggcaccaagtgttctacccccgCCCCCACCAACttgaaaatatatctcagctggcagaaaaacactgctctccaccttggcagcctgcagcaggcaagCGCCAAAACCTGAGCATGCAGGtgccagcttaggaagctcagactgctgaagtggagagcaatgttttcagcaccatcaggggaggtcttcaactggcagagcttgggagccccaccagctaccactaaatgagtGCTGCTGTTAGGTGCACCTGAGACCTAAGTGGGTggtccctggcccacccaggcccacctgtggctacgccactggcaagaACATATGGTGGGCCGTGGTGTGAGTGCTTCATCCTAGCCTGGGGAAGTTCAGGGCCTACAGCACCATCCAGAAAAAGGTACACCGGCCAGACTTCCCCAACCTCAGAAGACTTAGAGGTGGAAGTTTGGGCTGTATTTTCTGGTATGTGTGATGGTGTCAGGAAACACTATGTGGGCTCTGCTGAAcctaagggggagggggaggaagccaCCAACCAGCTGAATTGCAAATGTTACCCTATCTTGCCAGGTTACTCATAGTAAATGTTAAGAGTTGGTAAAGAGGTCAGTTCCCGGACCAACTTGAGTTGGTAGGTTGAGAGAGTTCTTTGGCCTTGTAGATCTTAGTGGACTTCCTGCTATTTCTTCTGGCTTGTTCTTGCAGTACTTGACTTTTCTCCTGGAAAGGGTGGTGTTGGCCTGGTTCCCTGTTCCAGCTTTCACTTGTGACCAGTGCAGCAGCTTTAAAGGTTCTGATTACAGCTCTCCACTCCTTCACTTTCCTGTGGTGTAATGGACAGGAAGGCAAGAGCATAAGACAAGAAGACTCCCACTGGACTGGGTATTTATGCCAACTCGTTTCAGAAGCTGTCGGGATATTCTTAATAAACCAacatacatagaaacatagaaacctgacggcagataaaggccacatgacccatccagtctgcccatcctctgtaacccctaattcttcctgttcctaagcgatcccacacgcttattccatgcctttttaaactctggaacagtcctcgactccaccatctccaccgtgaggccattccacgcctccaccaccctttctgtgaaataatacttccttaggttactcctaagcctattccctcttaactttgtcatatgccccctcattccagagctttccttcatttgaaaaaggctctcttcctgtacataaatgcccttgagatatttaaacgtttctatcctgtctccctcctctcttctagcgtatacatgttgaggttcataagcctgtccctatggtAGAGCCACTATCGATCTCTGCAGTTCCTGAAGGGAGCAGAACCTTAACGTCTTTACATGATCTTCCTTAGGGGAAAAATGGTGATCTCAATAGTGAAACCATTTTTTCTTTGTACACAAATCACAATATATAAATTATAAAGTTTCACAGACTTTAACAaatatctcgggggggggggggggggtggggagggaggcttAGTAACTCCTACAGTTTACATTTTATTAATCTTGTGTAGTTGGAGGACTCTTCTGGGTAGAAGATGCAAACAAAAAACACTGCACCCGTGGGATATAAGCCATCACCAGTTGGCAAAATTCACATTATGGAAAAATGTACTTTATTGGCTTAAAAACGCATAATCTAGAGATCCACATATGTTtccacacagtggcgttcctatggggggctccctctgccccggaacaggttccggggcagagggagcatggaacaaacgacggacaggcacgccccccccccccccagcggcgtgcacccgggcgggggttctttcgcgggggggggggggtcctttcaccagggggggggggtcgagctcCATCcggagggggcgctgcacccgggggggcggggcgcatcggcgatccgccccgggtgtcagcccccctaggaacgccactgtttccaCACATGTCAGGAAGGTGT
This genomic interval from Microcaecilia unicolor chromosome 1, aMicUni1.1, whole genome shotgun sequence contains the following:
- the LOC115460300 gene encoding gastrula zinc finger protein XlCGF57.1-like; this encodes MHRTELSLAPWTQDMAGGDCLQMRVTFEDVAVSFSQEEWEYLDEGQKELYMEVMEENLELLTSVNSLVAQPEQMQELYVTDQHDMGLRGTLLSPYVEGGAGLGMGQKEEPQFWETPREGSVVSLPFSCMDLSNPGEIQQTVVGRKPWRGSKGGVEFRCPVCDKTFSEKGALRRHQKLHMQMRPYPCTECDKSFTQKNHLIDHQRTHTGERPYSCTECGKRFYYKQHLVGHQRIHTGEKLFSCSFCGMKFNHKGNYQTHYRLHTGERPFSCAECGKSFNRKADLIIHDRMHRGEKPFSCTECGKSFYVKKELRRHQKIHAREKSFECPECGKACTYKGHLGIHMQTHSTERPFSCTECGKSYAGRMHLIAHQRMHMGEKPFSCTECGKSYSGKPSLKFHQRIHSGEKPFECSECGKTFLCKNSLMKHMLIHTGERPFKCGICGQTFIQKPNLDRHMRIHTGDGPYICTVCGGGFLKTYNLVRHQRIHESQKMSGRNGDLSADADPTDGRRRRRRRRKDPNGQVIKTIRKDHTYSRKYVERRQQPLLMPHLAPGGLQEEGTLTGDERLIMANQDSGCTRWIVA